The genomic stretch GTAAAAGATTGGCGAGGCCTGGGTTCGGTTCGGCAACGCGAACCGTGTATTGCAGCTGTTTGACGTGTCGGAACATGGCGATTCTCCCGGGTTATTTTTTCGCTTCGACGCCCGATGCGTCAGAACGCAGCAGGAACTGTTCCGTGGTCTGCGGAATATGACGAATCAGCCAGTCGGCCATTTCGCGTTCCTCAGCCAGAATCGTCTCAATCGCAGGTATCGAGGCGGTGTCGCCCGCTTTTTTGGCCGCCGCCAGCAGGGAGGTATAACAGGCTATTTCAAACTGTTCGAAAACATAACCGCTGATCGAGCCCTTCACGATCTCATCAGACGGGAACATGCCGCCGATGGACTGCCCGAGCGCCGCCATTTTGCTCATCGAATCTTTTAAAACCGAACGAGAAATATCATTACGGTCGAGGATTTCTTCCAGCAATGTAATTTGCCGTTTTGTCTCATTAATATGCTGCTCAATTCTGGCGCGAACATCAGGATAATTATCGATACGGCTGGCCATGGATTCCAGCATAGATTCGGCTTGCTTTTCCATCGCATGGGCATCGCGTAGCCAGTCATGGTAGTGTTCTACGTGATTCATCATTGTATCCTCATTAGGGGTTCGCTTATTTGGTCTCACTTTCAGCAGCCTGATCGGCACGCGCGGCACTGTAGCCAGATAAATGGCCGACAATATTGGCGTAAATACTGATGATAATGACCCATAGCACGCTATTCTTCCACCATATTACAGAGGGGATAGCGAGAATGAACCATATTATGGCTGCCGCTAAATGGCACCGTTTAATAGTCCTGGGACTGATGCTCATTTTATTTAACCTTTTATTGCGTCATTTCTGCGCTTTTTGGTTAATATTTCCTACGGCCAGATCGGTGAGTTTAAGGTCGGTCTCTTTTTCTTCTTCCAGCGTTTCGGCAAGAAGCTTAACGGCTTTTTTATAGCCCAGTTGTTCTGCTAATGTGGCAAGGGTACCGTAGCTGGCAATTTCGTAATGTTCGACTTTTTGCGCGGCGGCAATAAGTGCGGCATCACGTACTTCATTTTTTTCCGTGCTTTCGATGACTTCGTTGGCTTCTTCAATTAAGCCTTCCATCGCCACGCATTTCATGCGCTTAAGCTTGATACCGTCTTCCTGCTCGACGATTTGGTCGATACGTTCGATCTGACCCTGCGTCTCTTCCAGGTGCGCGGTAAAAGCGGCGCTCAGCTTCTCGCTGGACGCGGCGCGGGCAAGCTTGCTTAACGCTCGGGTAAGCTGCTTTTCTGCGCTGTAGGTATCCGACAGAAGATGAATAAAGACATCCTCGACGCTTTTCATATTCATAATAATTACGCTCCGGTAAAATAAAGAAAGGGTACTGCGAGCTTTTCAGCCCGCAGCATGCTCTCTGGTATTATTAAAAGAGTATTAAATAAGATCAGGAGTTATCAGATTTACGGCCTCCGCCGTGACTGTTCTGTCCCCCTTTCTTACCCGCTTCAGATGCGCGTTGCGGATCGTTTTTAAAGTTCCCACCGCTATGCTGGCCACCTTTACGTCCAGCTTCTGATGCTTTTTCACGGTCTTCAGCGAAATTACCGGAACCACCACGATGCTCTGCCATATTAAACCTCTTAGTCATATATTGGTTATGTCAGTACGATACGAAAAATATTCCGTATCACTCGTCGTTCGAGTAATAACTCTAGTCGGTGTTCGGCATCCGTCAAATGCGTTTTGCTATTTGCGGTTGCGTTATTTTTAAATATTTGTAAATTTGCGCTTCGCTTAAAATGGAAATATGGATAGACAGGAAGGACTTGTAAACAACTATTCAGATTAATCCTAACTTCAGGCTAAAAATTTGAAAGGTGAGGATAAAAATAATGGCGTACTCGAATTGGTTAATTTGCATTCAGGAGAGAACCAAAAAATACTCCTTTATAGCTAGAAAGCGGAACCCTAAATAATTATAAGGAAAATCCTGGATAAAAGCGTTGAGCATAAAGGGCGGTTCCGTTCGGCGCTGTTCAGGGACCCGTAGCGCACGGTTTGACCACTGTCGTCTTAAGATCACAAATCAGAAATCTTTCCCCCCGGAAGGAACGGGTTTCTCTACACTCCAGGTAATATTCACTGGAGGCATGACATCATGGCGAACACCATCACGGCTGATGACATTCGGGAACACTTTTCGCAGGCTATGTCGGCGATGTACCAGCAGGAAGTTCCGCAGTACGGCACCTTGCTCGAACTGGTTGCGGACGTAAACCTG from Enterobacter dykesii encodes the following:
- a CDS encoding ferritin-like domain-containing protein, producing MNMKSVEDVFIHLLSDTYSAEKQLTRALSKLARAASSEKLSAAFTAHLEETQGQIERIDQIVEQEDGIKLKRMKCVAMEGLIEEANEVIESTEKNEVRDAALIAAAQKVEHYEIASYGTLATLAEQLGYKKAVKLLAETLEEEKETDLKLTDLAVGNINQKAQK
- a CDS encoding ferritin-like domain-containing protein; its protein translation is MNHVEHYHDWLRDAHAMEKQAESMLESMASRIDNYPDVRARIEQHINETKRQITLLEEILDRNDISRSVLKDSMSKMAALGQSIGGMFPSDEIVKGSISGYVFEQFEIACYTSLLAAAKKAGDTASIPAIETILAEEREMADWLIRHIPQTTEQFLLRSDASGVEAKK
- a CDS encoding general stress protein; amino-acid sequence: MAEHRGGSGNFAEDREKASEAGRKGGQHSGGNFKNDPQRASEAGKKGGQNSHGGGRKSDNS